The following proteins are co-located in the Desulfonatronum sp. SC1 genome:
- the nifE gene encoding nitrogenase iron-molybdenum cofactor biosynthesis protein NifE, producing MEPVIFEERKTQIHRKGAEPFSISCNKSSLAGAVSQRACVFCGSRVVLYPIADALHLVHGPIGCAVYTWDIRGALSSGPELHRLSFSTDLREKDVIFGGEKKLHQALIELIDLHKPNAAFVYSTCIVGIIGDDLKAVCKKVQAEKGIPVIPVQSEGFKGNKREGYLAACEAMFQLVGTGDVSTISPLSVNILGDFNLAGEIWIIQDYLKRMGVEVVANITGDGRVADVRRAHGAALNLVQCSGATMDLAKMMQEKYGIPVIRVSYFGIEDMSDALYDVAKFFQDKDPEIMTRTQELVREELMALYPKLQTFRKDLEGKKAAIYVGGAFKAFSLIKSFRHLGMNVVMVGSQTGTEEDYRELAEITDEGTIIVDDTNPLELSAFIKEKDVDIFVGGVKERPIAFKLGVGFCDHNHERKEALEGFLGMYNFAREVHATVTSPVWNFTPRRRKSPITVPGASQSTEACTGKGRAS from the coding sequence ATGGAACCCGTGATCTTTGAAGAACGAAAAACGCAGATACATCGCAAGGGAGCGGAGCCGTTCTCCATTTCCTGCAACAAGAGCAGTCTGGCCGGGGCCGTGAGCCAGCGGGCCTGCGTGTTCTGCGGATCCCGGGTGGTGCTCTATCCCATTGCCGACGCCCTGCACCTGGTGCACGGCCCCATCGGCTGCGCGGTGTACACCTGGGACATTCGCGGGGCCTTGTCCTCCGGGCCGGAGCTGCACCGGCTCAGTTTTTCCACGGACCTGCGCGAAAAAGACGTGATCTTCGGCGGTGAAAAAAAACTCCACCAGGCCTTGATCGAACTGATCGACCTGCACAAACCCAATGCGGCCTTTGTCTATTCCACCTGCATCGTGGGGATCATCGGCGACGACTTGAAGGCCGTGTGCAAGAAGGTGCAGGCGGAGAAGGGCATCCCGGTGATTCCGGTCCAGTCCGAGGGGTTCAAGGGCAACAAGCGCGAGGGCTATCTGGCGGCCTGCGAGGCCATGTTTCAATTGGTGGGTACCGGGGACGTCTCGACCATTTCGCCCCTGAGCGTGAACATCCTGGGCGATTTCAACCTGGCCGGGGAGATCTGGATCATCCAGGACTACCTGAAGCGGATGGGCGTGGAGGTGGTGGCCAACATCACCGGCGACGGCCGGGTGGCGGACGTGCGCCGGGCCCACGGCGCGGCGTTGAACCTGGTTCAGTGTTCCGGAGCGACCATGGATTTGGCCAAGATGATGCAGGAAAAGTATGGCATTCCGGTCATCCGGGTGTCCTACTTCGGCATCGAGGACATGTCCGACGCGCTCTACGACGTGGCCAAGTTTTTCCAGGACAAGGATCCGGAAATCATGACCCGCACTCAGGAGTTGGTCAGGGAGGAGCTTATGGCTTTGTATCCGAAGCTGCAAACATTTCGCAAGGATCTGGAAGGCAAGAAGGCCGCCATCTACGTGGGCGGGGCGTTCAAGGCTTTTTCCCTGATCAAGTCCTTCCGGCATTTGGGCATGAACGTGGTCATGGTCGGCTCTCAGACCGGCACCGAGGAGGACTACCGGGAACTGGCCGAGATCACGGACGAGGGCACGATCATCGTGGACGACACCAACCCTCTGGAGCTGTCCGCCTTTATCAAGGAAAAGGACGTGGACATCTTTGTGGGCGGGGTCAAGGAGCGGCCCATCGCCTTCAAGCTGGGCGTGGGCTTTTGCGACCACAACCATGAGCGCAAGGAGGCCCTGGAGGGGTTTCTGGGCATGTACAATTTCGCCAGGGAAGTCCACGCCACGG
- a CDS encoding ferredoxin translates to MEKPKHHLFVCASFRTKGEPKGVCHKSTIGLLPYIDEEILDRGLDVLVTSTGCLKQCENGPVMVVYPEGWWFGKVDGEDAVDAILDGLEQGEPAQDYLL, encoded by the coding sequence GTGGAAAAGCCGAAACATCATTTGTTCGTCTGCGCCAGTTTTCGGACCAAGGGCGAACCCAAGGGCGTGTGCCACAAGAGCACCATCGGCTTGCTGCCCTATATTGACGAGGAAATTCTGGACAGAGGCCTGGACGTGTTGGTGACCAGCACCGGTTGCCTGAAGCAATGCGAGAACGGACCGGTCATGGTGGTCTATCCCGAAGGATGGTGGTTCGGCAAAGTGGACGGCGAAGACGCCGTGGACGCCATCCTGGACGGCCTGGAACAGGGCGAGCCGGCCCAGGACTATCTCCTTTAG